The following are from one region of the Camelus ferus isolate YT-003-E chromosome 13, BCGSAC_Cfer_1.0, whole genome shotgun sequence genome:
- the LOC116668224 gene encoding translation initiation factor IF-2-like isoform X1 produces the protein MGSCLPSVSSTGSPPRGSGSHRDMGRQGSGCGSLGSRLRQVSGANARGPSATFMEAGPADAAREGRGRSWQAGLPTPASISPQRRNLDPASRACFLVSPDPLPRSDLEPHMGLRPALESGPGQQPAAEPAPSVQEAKRGGAPWGHAAALGEEGVAPAGLRPGALSRAQPPPPPRCAVWTRAPLTPRCSWSRLRARRALRRRLRRGSPGPAPLPGPARPAPSGAPRSPRLRSQRGRAGSFRLEKFLSPAGTAPRLCLVLPRRLRELQRPRLVTRV, from the coding sequence ATGGGGTCATGTCTCCCAAGTGTCTCCTCTACCGGATCCCCTCCCCGAGGCAGTGGCAGCCACAGGGACATgggcaggcagggctcaggcTGTGGCTCCCTCGGGTCTCGGCTCAGGCAGGTGAGTGGGGCGAATGCACGGGGCCCAAGCGCCACATTCATGGAAGCTGGGCCTGCGGATGCGGCCCGGGAAGGCAGGGGTCGCTCCTGGCAAGCCGgactccccacccccgcctcgaTTTCTCCGCAGCGCCGCAACTTAGACCCGGCCTCCCGCGCCTGCTTCCTCGTCTCTCCGGACCCACTTCCGCGGAGCGACCTGGAACCGCACATGGGCCTGCGCCCCGCGTTGGAGTCTGGGCCGGGTCAGCAGCCGGCTGCGGAGCCCGCTCCCTCCGTCCAGGAAGCCAAGAGAGGCGGAGCCCCTTGGGGCCACGCCgcggccctgggggaggagggcgtCGCTCCGGCCGGGCTGAGACCAGGGGCGCTCAGCCGGGCGCAGCCACCGCCACCGCCCCGCTGCGCGGTGTGGACGCGGGCGCCGCTCACGCCGCGCTGTAGTTGGTCGCGACTTCGTGCGCGGAGAGCCTTGCGCCGTCGGCTCCGCCGGGGATCCCCGGGCCCCGCGCCcctgcccggcccggcccggcccgcgccGTCTGGAGCCCCGCGCAGCCCGCGTCTGCGCTCGCAGCGAGGCCGGGCCGGCTCCTTCCGCCTCGAGAAGTTTCTTTCCCCCGCAGGGACGGCGCCCCGACTGTGCCTTGTCCTCCCGCGCCGGCTACGTGAGCTGCAGCGTCCAAGACTTGTTACACGGGTTTGA
- the LOC116668224 gene encoding translation initiation factor IF-2-like isoform X2, with amino-acid sequence MGSCLPSVSSTGSPPRGSGSHRDMGRQGSGCGSLGSRLRQRRNLDPASRACFLVSPDPLPRSDLEPHMGLRPALESGPGQQPAAEPAPSVQEAKRGGAPWGHAAALGEEGVAPAGLRPGALSRAQPPPPPRCAVWTRAPLTPRCSWSRLRARRALRRRLRRGSPGPAPLPGPARPAPSGAPRSPRLRSQRGRAGSFRLEKFLSPAGTAPRLCLVLPRRLRELQRPRLVTRV; translated from the exons ATGGGGTCATGTCTCCCAAGTGTCTCCTCTACCGGATCCCCTCCCCGAGGCAGTGGCAGCCACAGGGACATgggcaggcagggctcaggcTGTGGCTCCCTCGGGTCTCGGCTCAGGCAG CGCCGCAACTTAGACCCGGCCTCCCGCGCCTGCTTCCTCGTCTCTCCGGACCCACTTCCGCGGAGCGACCTGGAACCGCACATGGGCCTGCGCCCCGCGTTGGAGTCTGGGCCGGGTCAGCAGCCGGCTGCGGAGCCCGCTCCCTCCGTCCAGGAAGCCAAGAGAGGCGGAGCCCCTTGGGGCCACGCCgcggccctgggggaggagggcgtCGCTCCGGCCGGGCTGAGACCAGGGGCGCTCAGCCGGGCGCAGCCACCGCCACCGCCCCGCTGCGCGGTGTGGACGCGGGCGCCGCTCACGCCGCGCTGTAGTTGGTCGCGACTTCGTGCGCGGAGAGCCTTGCGCCGTCGGCTCCGCCGGGGATCCCCGGGCCCCGCGCCcctgcccggcccggcccggcccgcgccGTCTGGAGCCCCGCGCAGCCCGCGTCTGCGCTCGCAGCGAGGCCGGGCCGGCTCCTTCCGCCTCGAGAAGTTTCTTTCCCCCGCAGGGACGGCGCCCCGACTGTGCCTTGTCCTCCCGCGCCGGCTACGTGAGCTGCAGCGTCCAAGACTTGTTACACGGGTTTGA